The following proteins are co-located in the Triticum aestivum cultivar Chinese Spring chromosome 1A, IWGSC CS RefSeq v2.1, whole genome shotgun sequence genome:
- the LOC123056755 gene encoding uncharacterized protein, which translates to MKSSTLVAILILQAVLVMGILSQANAEFPKCCDNCRFFSGAVVCDDAGPKCRDGCVNCRVVQTSPTKTFRCADARGDDGTPCPPCKKY; encoded by the exons ATGAAGAGTAGCACGCTCGTGGCGATCCTGATTCTCCAGGCCGTCCTGGTCATGGGAATCCTCTCACAAGCGAACG CCGAGTTCCCGAAGTGCTGCGACAACTGTAGGTTCTTCTCGGGGGCCGTGGTCTGTGACGACGCCGGCCCCAAGTGCCGCGACGGCTGCGTGAACTGCCGCGTCGTGCAGACGAGCCCCACGAAGACGTTCCGGTGCGCCGATGCACGCGGCGACGACGGCACGCCCTGCCCGCCCTGCAAGAAGTACTGA